From Erigeron canadensis isolate Cc75 chromosome 5, C_canadensis_v1, whole genome shotgun sequence:
GACCACTACATGGATATGTAAGATATAATAACGTTACTCAATCCCGTTATGGATGTAGTATATATGTAAGAGGAGAGCTAGGTGAGATCGATCTCAATAACCAAATTCTTATTCTAAGTAGAGAGACTCATACCTAAGGTACATTTTACTGTTTGCCGGTGGGTAGAACCAAGACTCATTTTAGCCAGGAGCTTACTTTAATTAcgtatttatatgatatatatgagaCAAACGTTTGATATAATTTCAAATATACTCGGCTGGTGAAGAGTGGGGGACCTATCGAGACTGAGCCATCTTTGCTAGCCGATAGTTAGTCAAGTTTTTGGTCTTATATCTTGCTTGTAACGTCAATGCTTAAGACGGAATTGCATGTAGAAATCTAGAAAAAGACtaaagaataaaaattgatattggTAGGCTAGGCTGATAGCTATTTGAAATATGTTTCGTTTTACATTAACAGAACTACTCCGTAAGCACTAAGCAGTAATTACTTATGGGCCAAAATACAACAAAGGCCCACAAACTATGATGAGCCCAATAAGAGAGAAACTAGTACATACAAATTTACACATCCTCATATTGGACAACGACCTTTATTTTTCATATCAGCAAGGAATATAGAAAAGGAGTTTGACATCTGCTGCCATTGGGTCAGCAGCTTGAATCTTTTGGGGACAACATATCGATtgtgctaaaaaaaaaaacccctaaattatagtaaatttttttttttttccttttatattgACTGgtagtgtttttatttttatttctttgacttgtttttcttttcttttttttttttttttatctcaattTACCGATTATGAAGCACAAATAAAACTAAACCTTGCATACATCAAACCTTGCACTATGGAGTTATGACCAAACTAGGTATGGGACTACATATATTAAAGGTATAATTCCGACTAAGGGTTCATGTAGTAtacgtatattttttttttataaaatgctGTGTTCTCTACATGTGTCgtcggtaaaaaaaaaaatatgtaagatACCCGACAATTTTCTAAAACACATGCCTAGCAATGAAACTTATGAAGTGGTGTTGTTGCACCTAAATGGGAATCAAATTTAGCCATGTgccaaaaacttttaaaaatcacTACATTAATGTATAACTTAACGAATATCGTTACTTTGTGAGGTCACTTAAGACTATTGTTAAAAAACTTGTTATGTATCACTTTCGATCATGATTTTGTCAACAAACGAAACTACAAAGCATATACCTAGCTCATTATCATACCttgattaattaaacaaactTCTAAGGCAAAGAAACTAAAAACCATAATATAGTTATGTAACTACAAAACCATAAATATATACTTCAAGATCTCAAGTAGTTTCTTTTGGACATACTATACTACATAtcacaattaaaaaataacGAGGTTACAGACTTTAGATTTATCCATAAAGCAACGAATGGATGATGATATCCGAGAAATTTGCACTTGTCACCATTTTGTAGATACACCTCCCATAAATCATGCCACGTGCTTCTTCACCATTCATTTCAACTCAACcaatttacatatactatgttcATCCAtatctttctatatataatcaCACAACGTTCCATTCCTTTCAAACACAAATCCTTgactaaataaaaaacaaaaaaaaagaaaacaacacTATGGACACTCGACATGACCAAACACAACAGTATCAATCACACCAACAAAACCAAATTAGCACGAAAACAATGGTATTTGCAACTGTGGGTGCCATCACAATAGGAGGACCACTTGTAGCCATGATGGGGTTCACTTTTTTGGCAACTATGACATTTTTTGTCATAACTTCACCACTTCTCATCATATTTAGCCCACTTTTGATAGGTGCAGGGTTTGTGTTAATAGTTGTCTTATCCGGGTTTGCGCTGGCTGGAGTCATGGCACTAGCTGGACTCTTTGCGTTGGGGTGGGTTTTTAGGTTGGTTAAAAGTGGTGAGTTGCAACAGAGTATTGGGGCTTTGACAGGGAAGTTGGTTGAGAGTGGTGAGAATATTAAAGAGAATGTTAAAGAGACTGGAAAAGAGTGGGCAAGTAATTTGAAACAAACTACTACTAGTATGCAAAATACTCCTGATAATAGGACAGCAAATCAAGCTTAATTAATTTGaatgtttagaaaatgaaacatgTTGTTTTGTACttgatgaatgatgataaaTGAATAATTGTAAGTTTCTTTATTTGttaatgttatataataatggATTACTTTGGGTTATCCTCGTATGTGATAAaaatatgatgatatatatgtttGGTCACATATCCAGCTATACATGACTGAGTGATACAATTAGGGGTTTAGAGGGGGTTAGATTAGGGATTAGGGAAATGGGCTAGGTAGTTGCCTGGACGGGGTTAATTATTAGCGGGTGAGTAAGCACGTGAGGCTATTTAACACGAAAAAACGACCAATAACATTATTAGGATGTGCATGGTTTGGTCCAAATCGGTTATATCATTTAAACCAAGGTAATTTGTCAGAAATTTTAACCGTCGATTTATTTTTTTCGTAAATTATTCGTATGGTTTGGATTTGGTGTTAGATACTATACAATCTGGAAAaaccaaacgggtcatttaattataataattgtaagtttatatatacGTTAATAGTTGataatgtatattatatatgcttATTATTTGGTTAAAGGTGTAAAGCATGTATCAAAATATGTAattgttatgtttgttttgcttataagataaatatattgttatgtTATGATATCGAATCTTGAATgctatattattatatgtttttatacatttaatttttttaaaaaataaaaagccaTTTAATCATTTAAATCCAACCGGTTTAATTGGTTTTAGTTGGTTTGGTTTGACATAATAATTTGGACGGATTGGTttgaaaaattgttttttttgaacggcgggAGGGGGCGGGAGGGAAGGTCGTTTCATCGAGCTGAGCAATGACATTCAAACGGGCAGTATGCTCAGGGTTTGAGGTGCTTTACATCGTTTGTATCCCAAAGGGAGCCCATTTTACGCTAAAGAGGTAAATATCCGAGGTCAATGGGGAATACAAGATTCGATCCCATGACCTCCAATCCAACATCCTCTCTCGCCAAGATACCCAGAAGGTACGTATCGGTTTAGTTGTATCggtttggttgagattttaAGCTAAAATCGTCCAAACCGGATCATGCACATCTCTAAATAACATCATGTATGATCTGAATGCGAAATTGTAAATAATAGATATCATTGTTTAAAACGGATAATTTTAACCAAAAGTATTATTTCAGTAATTTATTCCAAACGATAAGTACTATTACCAATGTTTTAAAGGccggtattttaatcataccgGAATACCATCCGGTACCCGGTATTGTGtaaaataccggccggtattttgaattttgttggGCTACTTCAAACATATTCctcaaacataaaatatatacatatatggacCTTTTGGGGCTGTAAAAAACCTgcatgaaaacatgaaaaaattaTATTCCTTCAAACATGAAAACCCACAGCGTATTTGTAGCAAACAAATACAAAGTTACAAACACATCAAATACAAAGTTCCATAGAAATCCAAACTCATACAAATCCATCACATTTGTAACAAGATCTTAAACCATACAAACGATACATATAGAGCGATTTACCTTAATAAGAAATCCAAACTCATACAAATCCATCACATTTGTAACAAGAAAATAATTTAGCTAATTAAAGTAGATTTCGTATAATATAAAAgcttaataaagaaaaattaccTTAATAAGTTGATAATTTAGGTGGTGGCTCCAGAGTCCAGATCGGGTGGTGGCTGCTAATTTAGGGGTTGAATGGTGTGTTTTAATTTAGGGATTGAAATTTAGGGGTTGTTCACAATAGGATATAAGATGCTCTTTTAGGTGGAGTGGATCGTGGATGACTAATCGGCTAATCccaatcctttttttttctttctaaatgaTGCTTACCGCCGGTATTATGTTATCGGTATTTCGTAAATAACTCCGCTATTTTCGTATGACTGTATAATCAAAATATCGTCTGTAAAATACCGGGGTACCACCCGGTATCCGGTATTCcgggtaataccggccggtacgtaccggtatttaaaacattgactATTACAGTGATTTCCAAatcataaatattattttaggTCTACTGGAGCTACCCACTTTGATCAATTAGTCAAGATTTTGACTGGATACGAGATCACCGGTGCTCGATCTAGTGGTATTTTTATGGGGATTCTATTTATCGCTGTAGGATTCCTATAGTGAACAGTTCCGAGCAAATCTTCTAGAGAGCGTACCCTTTGTTTCTACTCTTTCTCTCttctaaaaataactaaaatatcaaaaaaaattccGTGTGGTTTATCTCTAAAAAGTACTATTTCAGTGATTTATTTCAAATCATAAGTATTATTTTAGTAACTATCTAGTACGGTGTATTGGTAGAggttacaagaaaaaaaattctagaAGGCGAGTTAAAAAAATccgtaaaaaataaatataaaaggattataagaaattttaaaaaacaatgaaagacaaaaaaaaataataataatttgaggGGGCATTGGTTCCCTTTTGACCCTTATGTGCTATCACCATTGTGTATTGGGAatgttaaaatgtaaacagaTCTTAGATTTATTTAGATAGAGAGGCTGGGAGGTTTTatctaaatggtaaaaaaaacttTCGGTTTTCACATGTGATAGAGATcaaacttttaacttttgtagGCTAAAATATTTATCACTGCTCCAAAACTTAAAAGTGatactattttttaaaaggaaatTTACCTCTTTGGTCAAATTAACAATGTCTGGTTGTATTCGTAGCATGCAACGAAAGGGATAGAGGTATGTTAATTAGACGTATGTAACAaaatcaaaacacattttttcGTTTCCGATTCAAATCACAAACGTCTTTGTCTTCTTCTCTTTCAGTTACTTACGTGTGGACGTTACAGTTTCAACTttacagaaatatatatataggaacaaAAATGTTGTTATGTTTACTCGTACATACAAGACTACTTTTCAAATCCCAAATAATCCggtttcataattaaaaaaggtatttacttgatatatatataactatggATTTAAAGGTTTAAATTTCGAAGCAAGATTTGGAAGGGTTGATATTATATAGATCATGTTAGGAAGTAGGCCTTATTGAAAGGTTATATTTTGAAGCAAAATTTGGAAGGATTGATATTAtagattatgttaaaaagtagGCCTTATTAAActtgcttttttctttttctttctctgaAAGTCCCGGGTTCAAACTTGGGATAACTACGAGCAATTAACATTTGgcgttaaaaaaattattagaacTTGGGTAAAGTTTGTTATCTAGTCAGGTCATACAAAactgttaaaagttaaaacatgtTTTAGGAAGATAGACCAATATTGAGATCACCACAATCCAGTCataactttttttcaaaaagaaaaaatagaacTCAGGTAAATTttgtttcatcaaacaacaaggAGTACCAAAAAACATTGTGTTCATAAGAGTATTGAAAACCTATGACGTAAGTGGTTtctatttttttgtatatattatattaacatgctcttgaatatatatatacactttaagATAATgtttttagggaaaaaaaaaacacctatATTGAATACCAAAATCCAGCCAACTAAGACTCTTGTGCACATTTGCTAAATTATGGTAGCCAATAGCCTATGTAGTAAAACAAGACTTATTTGTTAGCTCAGTCCACAAAAATGATGAGATTTGGTGTTGAAATGGCTGAAGAACACCAACATGTACCTGGAGGTTCCATgaacaatgatgatgatgacaaaacGATAAGAACGGGTAAAAAAAACGTaagttttcatgattttttatGTAATGGGCTAAGTCAGCTGAAGTGATTTTCTTGAAACCAGGCACGTTTTGGACCACGATTGCACATATTATAACTGCGGTAATTGGCTCTGGTGTACTGTCCCTGGCTTGGGGCACGGCTCAGCTTGGTTGGATTGGAGGGCCCATTGTGTTGATCGTTTTTGGGTTTGTAACATACGTGTCTTCATATCTTTTGTCAGATTGCTATAGGTCTCCTGATCCTGTTACTGGAACTAGAAATCGGTCTTTTACAGATGCTGTCAGAGTCATTCTTGGTACCATCTATTGACTCAAAAATTCTTCTACCATTTATATATACGTTCATTTTTTGTATATAGTAATTTATCCTGTATTTTACAGGCGAAAAATATGCATGGACATCTGGTTTGCTTCAGTACTTTAGCTTTTTTGGAACCGCGATTGCTTATGTGGTGACAACTTCATCTTGTGTGAAGTAATTAGTCTCACTTAACTTACTAATggttttcaagattttttttttttttggttatgattAATGTTTGAATTATTTGGGCTGATGGTATCATTCAGGGCAATTTTAAGAACAAATTGTATCCATAAGAAAGGAAGTGATGCTGATTGCCACAATAGCGGCCAAATTTATATGTTGCTGTTTGGAGTTGTGCAGATTGTAATGTCACAGATACCAGATTTCAATAGCATGGTTTTGGTGTCCGTTGTTGCAGCCATAATGTCGTTTTGCTACTCATCTATTGGTATTGGGCTTGGTTTTGCTAAAGTCATAGGTAAGAACATCTTCATACTTCAATCTTTATTTGgttttcttttaacaaattgtgtgattttatagttttgatttcTTAAAAACTGCAGAAAATGGTAAGATTGCTGGGAGCATTACAGGAATTCCGGCTGCTAGTGTGGCCAATAGGCTATGGCTAACTTTTCAAGCACTTGGAGACATAGCATTTGCGTATCCATATGCTTTAGTTCTTTTAGAAATTCAGGTTACATGTTATTTACTTAGTGCAAGATTTATATTATACAATTGTAAAACAAGATGAAGTTTTGGTCTTTTGGATGATGTATTTTGGTGCATTGAATTGAAGGATACTATAAAGTCACCACCAGCAGAGAACAAGGTTGCAAGAAAGGCTTCTGCAATGGCGATGATTGTGACAACTTCTTTCTACCTTGGATGTGGATGCTTTGGATATGCAGCATTTGGGAACGACACACCTGGAAACCTCTTGACAGGATTCGGTTCTTATGAGCCTAATTGGATTGTTAAATTTGCTAATGTGTGCATTATCATACACCTAGTTGGAGGATACCAAGTGAGTCTTAATTAATCATGGATTTCTTGTTGACCATAAAATTCAAACTGCTACTTTGTTAGAAATGACTAACACAACCTTTTTTCTTTACAAATAAAAAGCTATTCAGTCAGCCAGTATTTGCATTTGTGGAAAGATGGCTAACCAGCAAGTTCCCTGCCAGTCAGTTTCTGAAGAAATTCTACAAAATAAAGTTGCCATTAGTGCCGGTTTTTCATTTGAATCTATTCAGGCTATGTTTCAGATCATCTTATGTTGCAGTGACTACCGCAATTGCATCGGAGTTCCCATACTTTAATGAGATTCTTGGTGTGTTGGGAGCATTGAATCTTTGGCCGTTGGCAATATATTTTCCAGTGGAAATGTATATAGT
This genomic window contains:
- the LOC122601626 gene encoding probable amino acid permease 7 → MMRFGVEMAEEHQHVPGGSMNNDDDDKTIRTGTFWTTIAHIITAVIGSGVLSLAWGTAQLGWIGGPIVLIVFGFVTYVSSYLLSDCYRSPDPVTGTRNRSFTDAVRVILGEKYAWTSGLLQYFSFFGTAIAYVVTTSSCVKAILRTNCIHKKGSDADCHNSGQIYMLLFGVVQIVMSQIPDFNSMVLVSVVAAIMSFCYSSIGIGLGFAKVIENGKIAGSITGIPAASVANRLWLTFQALGDIAFAYPYALVLLEIQDTIKSPPAENKVARKASAMAMIVTTSFYLGCGCFGYAAFGNDTPGNLLTGFGSYEPNWIVKFANVCIIIHLVGGYQLFSQPVFAFVERWLTSKFPASQFLKKFYKIKLPLVPVFHLNLFRLCFRSSYVAVTTAIASEFPYFNEILGVLGALNLWPLAIYFPVEMYIVQRNVQVWGKKWVFLQIFSCILMVVSFVALVGSVAGLIQAKMN
- the LOC122598845 gene encoding oleosin-like translates to MDTRHDQTQQYQSHQQNQISTKTMVFATVGAITIGGPLVAMMGFTFLATMTFFVITSPLLIIFSPLLIGAGFVLIVVLSGFALAGVMALAGLFALGWVFRLVKSGELQQSIGALTGKLVESGENIKENVKETGKEWASNLKQTTTSMQNTPDNRTANQA